The following is a genomic window from Vibrio cyclitrophicus.
TTGCCAACTTCTGACCAGAGTTTTGTGTACTTTATTTCAGATGGTGAGCCTAATAATGGGTTTAGCGTGGGTTCAACTCTTCAAAACAGTTGGAATAGCTACTTAGATTCATCAAACTATGATATTTCTTTTGCTATAGGTATCGGCAACGCACCACTAGATGAGCTAACGCCTATCGCACATTCTCCTGATCCTGACGATGATGATAGCAATTATGCTGTTGTGGTTGATGATGCTGATGATTTGACCAATACAGTTTTAGAGTATTTTGATAACAACAGTATTAGTGGTGACGTTAAGTTGTTTGACACCGAAGGCGGTATTTTAGAAGGAGCTGACGGTGTATCAATAACATCGATTGTCATCGACGGCATCACTTATGAGTATGATGTGAGTTCACCTGAAATTACAGTTTCAACCGCGTTAGGCGGGGAGTTTAGGATTAATTTCGACTCCGGTGAATATTATTACAGTATCGTCGTCGACCGAAATGTATTAAACGAGAGTGAAGTTATTCAAGTGCAGGTTGAAGATGGGGATGGAGATCAGGACTCTCTAAAATTAACGCTTAATATCGATTACTACGCGACCGTCGATGCAAACGTAAATAATATTATTACTAATTTGAACAGTGACTCTTCATTGTCTATTGATACTGATTATCTTACGCACTCAGACGCAATAACTTCAGATACCATTGTTTCTAGTGTCGAAAGCTCTGAGGCTACAGTTACTCTAGATGGGGAAGCTGTTATTTTAGCAAACGCTGAAAGTGGTGATGAGTTCAGTTATGTGATTGATGGAAATGGCGTTTCAGATAGCGCTGGTGTTGAAGTGAATTTTGTCGACAGTTCTGTTTTATCAGGAACACAAGCTGATGATATTATTATAGGTAAGCCGCCGACTAATAGTATAGGAGAATTGGCAACAATTACTGCTACCGTTCGTTCCGGTAATACTTACAATACCCCTAATCAATACGGATTCGTATTGTCTAGCTTGGCTGCTAGTTTGTCAGTAATGCAAATTAGTATTGACTTGAGTAGTATCGACAACAATGCTAACTGGGATATCAGTGATAGCCGAAACCCTTTGTACCAAACAGAGTCAAAAGGCATCGAGCAAACTGATAATATTTGGGATGCAATGGACTCGGATTCTTCAGTACTGATTGCTAATTTTGTTGATGGTGATTTTACCAGCGATGATGAGTTTTGGTTCACATTCGATACTGACAATTTTGGTGTAGATCAAGGCAGTAGCTTTATAGGTGCATCTTTTGAAGTAATTTTGAATGATGGGTCAGTGATTATTGGTACTTATGAGTCAGATAATAACGGTGGCGCAATAGCGGTAGCCCAAAATTATGCTAGTGCACTTCAGGGTTTTGATGGTGATGATGTATTGGTTGCAGATAAAGGTAATGACCTTCTTGATGGTGGAGAGGGTGATGATCTATTAATTGGTGGGTTAGGTGATGACATCTTGACTGGTGGCAGCGGTGATGATTTGTTCCAGTGGGTTGACCAGCCGTTCCAAGGCGATATTGATACAATAACCGACTTTGCTTTAGGCCAAGATCACTTAGATATATCGCAGTTATTGCCAACGGAAAATTCAATGTCAGATTTACTTGATCATATCACGATTGAAAAAGTCGATAATGGTGGCGGGGATAAGGATTTAGTGATTACTATCTCTGAAGATGCGAGCAACAGCGGTCAAACACAAACAATTGTGCTCGACAATACGGGAAATCAATTTGACTCAGTGAATGCCCAAGGCGATGGCAGCGTGATTAGTAGCGACTTAAGTAACTTGGTTAATCAACTCTTCGTGAATTTACCAGAACAATAACAAAAAGGGCCGAAAGGCCCTTTTTTAATAGATCTTGTTTGCTATAAAAGCTAGATTCTAAAGCACTAAGATTAAAGCACCTTACAAGCAAAACCTTTTAGGTAGAAACCTTCTGGATAAGCTGTATCTGTTAAATGATCGGCTGCTTGCTCGAAGCGCTCGACAAATTTTACGGTTCTGCCTGCGTCTAGTGCCGCATCAGCAATGATTTTTTGGAATAAGTCAGCGCCCATTAAGCCTGAACAAGAATAGGTGAGTAGAGTGCCACCTGGTTTCAGTATTTGCATCGCAAGCATGTTAACGTCTTTATAGCCGTTCGCGCCAGATGTCAGGTTGTTCTTACTTGAAACGAATTTTGGTGGATCCATGATCACTACGTCGAACTTCGTGCCTTGGTCTCGGTATTCGCGAAGTAGTTTGAATACGTCTGCGTTTAGGAATACTGCACGCTTTTTCGAGATGTCGAACTCATTCAGCTCAGCGTTGAACTTAGCTGTATCAAGAGCTAATTGAGAAACGTCTGCATTGATTACACGCTTAGCATCACCTTTAAGGGCATACAGACCAAAACCACCTGTGTACGAGAAACAGTTAAGGACATCTTTGCCTTTAACGTATTTCATCGATTCTTTACGGCTATCACGTTGGTCCATATAGAAGCCCGTTTTATGGCCTTCGATAATGTTTACGCTGATTTTCACACCGTTTTCTTCAATGACCACTGATTTAGGTGGTTCTTCACCGTGAAGTACGCCAACAACTTGTTCTAAGCCTTCTTTTTTACGGACTGCTACGTCAGAACGCTCATAAATATTGCAGTCAGGGAAACATTCAATTAAAGCTTCAACAAGTATGTTCTTATTAAACTCAGCTCCGGCGCTAAGTAATTGGCATACGAGGAAATCTTGATATTTATCGATTGTGATACCGGGAAGGCCATCAGACTCTGCTGCAGTAAGGCGGTAGCCAGTTAGACCATCACGTTCAATGATATCTTCACGCAAAGATTGCGCGTCTTGAATTCGTTTTACGAAGAATGCTTTATTGATTTCTTCTTTTTCAAATGTCCAAACACGAGCTCGAATTTGAGATTCCGGTGAGTAAGCCGCTTTTGCAAGCCACTGACCATTTTGAGTGTATACGTCTACAGTTTCACCTGATTTTGGCTCGCCTTCGACTTTATCGATACCGCGTGAAAATACCCATGGGTGTTTACGGCGTAGTGATTTGTCACGGCCTTTAGCTAGATGAATTGAAGGAGTCATAATTTACTCTGTTTGTTGAATTTGAAGGAGGGGTATTGTCGAGGAAGTACAGTTGAAAAGCAAATAAGAAAGGGCTGCACAAGCAGCCCTAGTAATGATTAATCAGCACATACTGGCTAGATATAAGTATTAAGCTTTGAGACCTGTCAGCAAGCCTTCCATCGTATCACTTTGTTTACGAAGTTGGTCAACATTGGAATTGCTCTTACTGATCATTTCACAGATGCTATCTGACTGATGACGAATCTCCTCAACACTTTGAGCTATGTTATCTGCAACAACACCTTGCTCTTCCGCGGCTGTAGCAATCTGAGTACTACTGTCTGAGATAGATTGATTCTTTTCTGCTAAAGAGCCGATCTCGACATTCACTTCTGACATCAGTGTCTGGCCTTCACTAGCGTTGTTTACCGTTATTTCCATCAGTTTGGTTAGTGATTGGCTGTTACGTTGTAATGATTCAATCATGCTTTGGATTTCTACAGTTGCTTGTTGAGTACGACCTGCAAGGGCACGAACTTCATCGGCAACAACAGCGAATCCACGACCTTGCTCGCCGGCACGAGCGGCTTCGATAGCCGCGTTCAATGCGAGTAGATTGGTCTGCTCTGAAATGCCATTGATG
Proteins encoded in this region:
- a CDS encoding class I SAM-dependent methyltransferase; translation: MTPSIHLAKGRDKSLRRKHPWVFSRGIDKVEGEPKSGETVDVYTQNGQWLAKAAYSPESQIRARVWTFEKEEINKAFFVKRIQDAQSLREDIIERDGLTGYRLTAAESDGLPGITIDKYQDFLVCQLLSAGAEFNKNILVEALIECFPDCNIYERSDVAVRKKEGLEQVVGVLHGEEPPKSVVIEENGVKISVNIIEGHKTGFYMDQRDSRKESMKYVKGKDVLNCFSYTGGFGLYALKGDAKRVINADVSQLALDTAKFNAELNEFDISKKRAVFLNADVFKLLREYRDQGTKFDVVIMDPPKFVSSKNNLTSGANGYKDVNMLAMQILKPGGTLLTYSCSGLMGADLFQKIIADAALDAGRTVKFVERFEQAADHLTDTAYPEGFYLKGFACKVL